TGGAACTGCTGGACGCGCCGGGAATTTTGCCCTCCAAGCTAACGAACCAGCAAGCCGCCCTGAAGCTGGCCATCTGCGACGACATTGGCGAAGCTGCTTACGACAACCAGCGAGTCGCCGCCGCCTTTGTGGACTTATGGAAAGAATTGTCCGAAGCCGCGCCCACTCTTATCGGCAGCGGTCTGGAAACTCGCTATGGGCTGTCGCCGTCTGGAGTCACAGGCGAAACCTACCTGGCGCAACTGGCCGAGCATCGCTATCAGAATGACGTAGAGCGAGCCGCGCGACAATTGCTGAATGATTTTCGCAAGGGGCTGCTGGGAGCCGTGCCGCTGGAGTTGCCGCCAGCAGCGATCGCAGCGGAGGGACAGGGCAATCCTGACGAAAGGGCTGAAGAAAGGGCTGAAGAAAAGAGCGGAGAACACTCTGGAGCACAGTAGCCCCCAGAGATCCTTGTAAGGAAATATAAAGCGAGTTTACTTTTTCCTAAAAATCTGAATCGGTAAAGACACAAACTGAGCGTTTTGCAGCGCAGTCGGGCGATCGCTCTTATTACAAAACATGAACTTAGTTTGAAAACATTGCGTTATCCCATGCAGAGTATAAAAACTCGCGATATATATCGTAAATGTGGAACCCTGCAAGGCAGTCTTAACTGAAAGACTCATAAGGCCTCAAGTGTAGTGTAAGGACTTATATAGGACTCAAGCGCGATCGCCCCTTTGCCGCTTCAGGAATTTTTCAAAGACTGCTGTGACAAGTGCCCTGCAAGTGCCCTGAAAGTGCCCTGAAACTGCCCTGAAAGTGCCCTGAAACTGCCCTGAAACTGCCCTGAAACTGCCCCGAAAAAATTACTTTGAAAGATTGCCCCGACTGTCCACAGGTTTCTAACAGGTTTCTTGATGATCCCCGGATTGTGACCAGATTTTAATCAGCAGGTTTTAATCAGATGATTTGAGCAATCATCTGATCGACTAAATCTGATAAATCTGATGATCGACTAAATCTGATCTGATAAATCTGATCGACTTAATCAGTTCGTTCGATGCCTGATTTTTGAGCTTTTGCAGACTGGATAATTGGCTAAATGACTGACCAAATTGTTAGCTAGAAGCCGATCCCCAGCCTCACCCCCCAAATCAATGGGCGATCGCCCAGCATTGCAGCCCCTTTGCAATATCCCTGAGCAAACCGCGATGTATTTGGGTTCTGTAGATTTTGGACACGTTGCATGACTTTTTCTCGCCACGATTCTCGCTCCGAATGGTCTGCTTTGGCGTTTCAGACCGATAGTTTACGACTCAATGACCTAGCCGATCCCGCGCTCAATCAGCAGTTGCACACCGACCCACCTGCCTGCGATACCCAGGGAGAGCGTTCGGCAACAGGGATTTACGTTACCGTCCACGGGCATTTCTACCAGCCGCCCCGCGAAAATCCCTACCTGAACGCTATCGAGCGGCAGCCCAGCGCCTCCCCTTATCACGACTGGAATGAGCGCATCCACTACGAGTGCTATCGCCCTAACGCCTTTGCCCGCGTCCTAAGCGACCAGGGCGACCTGCTGGGGATCGTCAACAACTACGAGTACCTCAGCTTCAACATTGGCCCGACGCTGATGAGCTGGCTGGAACATGCCGATCCTGAAGTCTACCAGCGCATTCTAGACGCAGACCGCAAAAGCTGCGATCGCCTGGGAGGCCACGGAAATGCGATCGCCCAGGTCTATAACCACATCATCCTGCCCCTGGCCAACGACCGCGACAAGCGCACCCAGATTCGCTGGGGCAAGGCAGACTTCAAAGCCAGATTTGGGCGCGATCCCGAAGGCATGTGGCTGGCAGAAACAGCAGTAGACTACTCGACGCTGCGAATCCTGGCAGGAGAGGGCATTCGCTTCATTATCCTGGCTCCGTCGCAGGCCCAGCGCTGCCGTCCCCTGCCCACGCCCGACGAGCGCGATCCCCACTGGATTGAAGTCGGCGGCAGCCAGATCGACCCCGTGCGCCCCTATCGCTGCTTTTTGAATTCGCCCCATTTCCAGCGCGACGGCACCCTGGGGCAAGATGGGCTGGGTGAAACTGGAGCCGCCCCGAACCGAGCTGCTACGCCCTACATCGACATTTTCTTTTACGATGGCCCCATTTCTCGCGACATGGGCTTCAGCGACGTGCTGAGCAGTTCCGAGCATTTTGTGGGACGCATCGGGCAGGCGGTGCGCGGGGATCATCGTCCTGCTCAGTTGATCTCGGTGGCCACCGACGGCGAAACCTTTGGCCACCACAAAGGCGGCACGGAAAAGGCGCTGGCCTACGCCTTTACCCACGAGTTTCCGCAGCGAGGCTGGCTGGTGACAAATTTTGCCCACTACCTCAGCCTGCACCCGCCCACTTGGGAAGTGGAACTGAAGCCCGTGACGGCGTGGAGTTGTTCCCACGGAGTCGATCGCTGGCAAGACGACTGCGGCTGTGGTGGGGGCGGCGAGTGGCATCAGAAATGGCGGCGGCCGCTGCGGGATGCGCTGGACTGGCTGCGGGATCAGCTAATTGCAATTTACGAACAGTCCGGTGGTTCGTTTTTCCACGATCCTTGGGCGGCGCGGGATGGCTATGTCGCTGTGTTGGGCGAGCGTTCTGATACCGTTCTCGATGCGTTTTTCGCAGCTTACCAAAGCCACGATCTGATGCCGTCCGAACGGGTCGAAGCGCTGAAGCTGTTGGAAATGCAGCGCCACGCCCTGCTAATGTACACCAGTTGTGGCTGGTTTTTTGAAGAGGTGTCGCGGCCGGAGGGGACGCAGATTTTGCGCTACGCTGCCCGCGCCCTGGAACTGGCAGAAGACCTTGCCGCAGTTCGCCTGGAACCAGAGTTTGTCCGTCGTCTGGCGGCGATCCCCAGCAATGTGGAACAGTTTGGCAACGGCGCGGAACTCTATCGCCAACTGGTTGCGCCTGCCCGCATCACGCCAGAGCAGGTGGCCGCGCACTATGCCATCAGTTCCCTTTTCCACAGCTATTCCCAGGAGCAGCGTCTCTATTGCTATAGCGTCCAGCGGTTAGACTATCAGCTTCGCCGCATGGGATCGCTGACGCTAGCCTTGGGGCAGGTGCAGTTGACCTCCGAGATCACCCGCGAGGTGGTGAATCTGGAGTTTGCGGTGCTACATCTGGGCGGCTGGGATTTTCACTGCTGCATTCGGCCCGCCAGCGGTCGTCGCGCCTATTTGCAATTGCGGGATGAGTTGTTTGAGGCGCTGTCCCTGGCCAGTGCGGCGCAGGTGATTTTGGCGATGACGCGCACCTTTGGTGACTCGCAAAGCGATCTCTGCGGGAATCGCTCCTTTAGCCTGCAAGATCTGTTTGCTGAGGAGCGTCATCGGCTGATGCACCTGCTCAGTCAGGAAACCCTGACCCGCCTGGATCAGCTGTATACCCAGGTCTATCGGGACAACTACGGCGTGCTGCGGGCGTTTCATCGGGATGCGCTGGAGCCGCCCCGTGAACTGCAAGTGGCCGCCGAAATTGCGATCGCCCATCGGCTGACCCACTCCCTGCAAGCTCTAGAGCGCGAAACCTCTGATTTGCCCCCCACCAATCCCGAATTGTGCGACAGCTATTTGTCGGAACTAGAGGCGATCGCCGCCGAAGCCAACCAACTCCACTGCCATCTGACTGTGACCCCAGCCAAGCAAATCCTGGAGCGGCTGATCCTGCGGCTGCTGTGGCAAGCTCTCAACGAATCGGAACTGGACACCCTGGAGCCAACGCTGGTCTGGATTGAGCAACTGCTGGCCATCGGCGAACAGCTTCATCTGGGACTGGCGCTGGATCGAGTGCAGGAGTTGTACTGGCGATCGCTCCACCGCTACCTCCTGCCCCGCTGGTCTGTCGCACAGCAACACTCTGATGCATCTGCCAAAGCTGAACTGGCGCTGCTTCAACCGCTGCTGTCGCTGGGCAAGGCACTGCGTATTGAAGTTCCGCTGGGGACGTTGGCATAACGCTCCCCAGGCTTCCTTGCTAAACTGTGAGAAACGCCGACTGCTGCGCCCTGAGAGGACCACCTAATGCTATTGACCAGCCTGCCCGATACGCTGCTTACCCCTGCGAAACTGCCCCATCTCAGCTATGCCGCGCCGCGCGATCGCTTTGATGAGTCGTGGGATGCGCCGCTGTCTACGCTGCTGGGGCTGGGTCGGGCGGCCGGAGCCGATTTTGTCGAGTTCTTCCTGGAACGGGTTAACTATATTAACTGCCTGGCCGAAGACGATACCATCACCAGCATTTCGCCCAGCTTGACCACGGGCGCGGGTGTGCGCGTGTTTCGCGGCAAGGCCGACTGCTACGTTAGCACCAATGATCTGACCTTTAGCGGGCTAAAGCTGGCGCTAGAAAAGGCGTTGTCCATCATGGGGCTAGAACTGCCCAGCGGCAATGCGTTCATCCCGGAAGTGGTGCTAGAGCCGCTGCGGGACTATGGTACGCGCAAGGGCAAGGAAGCCTGGCTGGAGCAGTGTAGCTCGATTCGCGAGATGGGCGAAATTTTGCTGGCAGCGAGCGATCGCCTCGGCAAAAAAGCCAGCCATGTCCAGTCGCGCCGCGCCTCCTACTTCCGCGACTGGCAGGAAGTGCTGGTGGCCGCTAGCGACGGCACCTTTGCGCGAGATATTCGCCTGACGCAATCCACCGGGTTTAGCCTGCTCTGCGCCGATGGCGACCACCGTGCCTCCATCGGGCAGCGCATCGGCAGCACCAGCCAGCCCGATTTTCTCCGCACCTGGGATATGGACAGCACCGCCGAAGAAGTGGCGGAGTCTGCCGGAAAAATGCTCTACGCCGATTATGTCGAGTCTGGCACGTACCCGGTGGTGATGGCGAATCACTTTGGCGGCGTGATCTTCCACGAAGCCTGCGGCCACCTGCTAGAGACGACGCAGATCGAGCGCAAGACTACGCCCTTTATCGACAAAAAAGGGGAGAAGATTGCCCATGAAGCGCTGACCGCCTGGGACGAAGGGCGATCGCCCAACGCCTTTGGCACGATCGACATGGACGATGAGGGGATGCCTGCTCAGCGCACATTGCTGATCGAAAACGGCATTCTGAAAAACTTCCTGAGCGATCGCGCTGGGTTTATGCGAACCGGCCACCCGCGCACGGGCAGCGGCCGCCGCCAAAACTACACCTACGCCGCCGCCAGCCGAATGCGGAATACCTACATCGCGCCGGGGCCGTACTCTCTCGACGACCTCTTCGCTTCCATCGACAAAGGGATTTACTGTAAAAAAATGGGCGGCGGCAGCGTCGGTGCAACGGGTCAGTTTAACTTTGCGGTAGACGAAGCCTATCTGATTGAAAACGGCAAAATCACCAAGCCCCTCAAGGGCGCAACTCTGATTGGTGAAGCGGTAGAAATCATGCAGCGCATCTCCATGTGTTCCCAAGATTTGGGGCTGGCGGCGGGCTTCTGCGGCTCCATCAGCGGCGGCATCTACGTCACCGTCGGACAGCCTCACCTAAAGGTCGATGCGATTACGGTCGGAGGACGGTAGCTCAAAGTAGCTTAAATACTCAAAGTAGCTCAAATAAGAGTGCGGGTGCGGGCTGGTGATGGGATGAGGCGATCAGGAGAGTAACTTGAGAGCCACTTGAGAGTAACTTAGAGTAATTTAATTGGATCGCGACTAAGCCTACCCGATCCGACTCATCCCCTTACCACTTCATCCGTACTTTTCTAAGTAGATAGACCAGATTAAAAAACAGATCCTGAACCCTGCGCCGCCCGCGCAGCGGGCGACGCAGGGTCTTTGGGTTTTATATTTATTAATGTCTACCTACTTATCTCTCCATCACTCGCCCCATCAACTG
The Thermoleptolyngbya sichuanensis A183 DNA segment above includes these coding regions:
- a CDS encoding DUF3536 domain-containing protein, with translation MTFSRHDSRSEWSALAFQTDSLRLNDLADPALNQQLHTDPPACDTQGERSATGIYVTVHGHFYQPPRENPYLNAIERQPSASPYHDWNERIHYECYRPNAFARVLSDQGDLLGIVNNYEYLSFNIGPTLMSWLEHADPEVYQRILDADRKSCDRLGGHGNAIAQVYNHIILPLANDRDKRTQIRWGKADFKARFGRDPEGMWLAETAVDYSTLRILAGEGIRFIILAPSQAQRCRPLPTPDERDPHWIEVGGSQIDPVRPYRCFLNSPHFQRDGTLGQDGLGETGAAPNRAATPYIDIFFYDGPISRDMGFSDVLSSSEHFVGRIGQAVRGDHRPAQLISVATDGETFGHHKGGTEKALAYAFTHEFPQRGWLVTNFAHYLSLHPPTWEVELKPVTAWSCSHGVDRWQDDCGCGGGGEWHQKWRRPLRDALDWLRDQLIAIYEQSGGSFFHDPWAARDGYVAVLGERSDTVLDAFFAAYQSHDLMPSERVEALKLLEMQRHALLMYTSCGWFFEEVSRPEGTQILRYAARALELAEDLAAVRLEPEFVRRLAAIPSNVEQFGNGAELYRQLVAPARITPEQVAAHYAISSLFHSYSQEQRLYCYSVQRLDYQLRRMGSLTLALGQVQLTSEITREVVNLEFAVLHLGGWDFHCCIRPASGRRAYLQLRDELFEALSLASAAQVILAMTRTFGDSQSDLCGNRSFSLQDLFAEERHRLMHLLSQETLTRLDQLYTQVYRDNYGVLRAFHRDALEPPRELQVAAEIAIAHRLTHSLQALERETSDLPPTNPELCDSYLSELEAIAAEANQLHCHLTVTPAKQILERLILRLLWQALNESELDTLEPTLVWIEQLLAIGEQLHLGLALDRVQELYWRSLHRYLLPRWSVAQQHSDASAKAELALLQPLLSLGKALRIEVPLGTLA
- a CDS encoding TldD/PmbA family protein, which gives rise to MLLTSLPDTLLTPAKLPHLSYAAPRDRFDESWDAPLSTLLGLGRAAGADFVEFFLERVNYINCLAEDDTITSISPSLTTGAGVRVFRGKADCYVSTNDLTFSGLKLALEKALSIMGLELPSGNAFIPEVVLEPLRDYGTRKGKEAWLEQCSSIREMGEILLAASDRLGKKASHVQSRRASYFRDWQEVLVAASDGTFARDIRLTQSTGFSLLCADGDHRASIGQRIGSTSQPDFLRTWDMDSTAEEVAESAGKMLYADYVESGTYPVVMANHFGGVIFHEACGHLLETTQIERKTTPFIDKKGEKIAHEALTAWDEGRSPNAFGTIDMDDEGMPAQRTLLIENGILKNFLSDRAGFMRTGHPRTGSGRRQNYTYAAASRMRNTYIAPGPYSLDDLFASIDKGIYCKKMGGGSVGATGQFNFAVDEAYLIENGKITKPLKGATLIGEAVEIMQRISMCSQDLGLAAGFCGSISGGIYVTVGQPHLKVDAITVGGR